Below is a genomic region from Hevea brasiliensis isolate MT/VB/25A 57/8 chromosome 3, ASM3005281v1, whole genome shotgun sequence.
GTGAACTGAAAAATCGAATTAAATTGAGTCATTTCAATTTAATCGGTTCAGTTTTTCAATTTTATCGATTCAGTTCGGTTtaaaacttttaatatgtttaattTTTGGTTCAACCGATTAACTAAATAGTAAAAAAGcttaaataatttttcagtataagATGTATAAGTCtagcttaaaaaataaaaattataatatttttaatttaatataataaaatcgaactaaatcattatttatttttctatttaaatcGATTTGATTATCTTTAAGTGATCTGTTCAattcaatttatatttttaaataatataatttttttaatttttaatatttgattcGATTTCAAATTAAATGGACCCAATGCTCTCCCCTAAGTGAAATTAAGCTTATAAATATAACACTTGGAAGGCAAAAATTTAAGCCGTTCTCTGAAGCCGAGAAGAAGAAATAACTAAACAAGCCAAgccatgaaaaataaaaagtaaaagaaaataaataaataaacagagTATAGGGCAATGGGTGGGAGAAGAATACGGAAAAGTCAGAGCACGTTGTTTGACAGCGTAGCGTTTTTCTAGCGTTTAACCCAAAAAGGAATTAAGCCGCCGCCTAAAAAGGTTTAAAGATTCCGTTTCccgttgaattttaattttttaaattataaaaattattttaaatattaataaaatacaatttaaaagttattatattattttataattaaaaattaaaatatataaaatttaatataataccaatattaaataaaaacttaAGGTTTATTTGTTAAATTGATGTTAAAGAATATATTATTCTAAAatatcttttaaaattttatatttttatttaaatttaatatagtttaattataaaattatatatagtaaataatatttttaaattaatttttcaacagtatcatttaaaaaaaagttcaaatattttttagccattcaaattttatttcaaatattatttaaatgctgcttaaaataatttcaaaaaaatatttaattgtttTAGAATTTTTATGTTAGAATAATAAACAATaagaataatttattatttttcaaattaattttatatataatattaatctcttaaaaaaattgatttaacCTCTTAAAAAAAGAGAAATTATTAACAATATGCATCATTTATACAAAAATATGattcttattttttataattaaataaaaattattttattatatttaaaggaGTATTATTTTTTAGCCTGAATAAATTATCTCACGTGCAATACGCATGCTCAAAaacaagggtttttttttttaattttcaaataaaagattcatatatatatatatatatttggattCATTTGCTTTATAGTaatcaattaaataattaaaattcaattgtttatattttaataatatttattttaaaaattataggatattaaatttaaattctaattaaagaTTGATAAATAAAAACAAATATCTTGTAGAACATATCGTCAAATCATAATGTAAAACAAGCACTAAAAAGAAATGTACGGGAAGTACAAAAATAAAGGAATCACACCTCGAAATTTCACGACTAAACAAAGTTGATGGAAGTttccacagagagagagagacgtaTTCATTGATCTTATATaggattaataaaatataatcatCTGTGAAAAAGATATCTAGAACTTCACATTCAAATTGAATCTACAGTTGCCATTTGTATATAAATTATACAATGTAGTGATGCGAGTTAACTTCTTCTGCTTTatcttaattcttttattttttaatggtGGATGACTCTTTGGGAGTTGAGTAAGGTTCTACTCACTCCAAGCTAAACatttttttataagaaatttgaaatatataaattaatatttaaatttttttattgggTCGTAAGGTTTTGGTGAGGGTAAGCAATGGAGAAAGTAGGAGCTTGGTGGGGTTAAATTAGTTTTATTAGACTTGATGGTATTGAATGTTTCTACCCAAAACGTTGAACTATGGACCTGAAGAAATGGATTACAATAAGGAAAATGATTTTCCCTTGGTGGGCTTTGAACATAACGTTGCCACCTTGAAGCCTCACAGGCTAGGCCTATCAACTACATCATTTGCaatgttatttaaattttttttttatttaaaattaattaaaaaaagtatGAAGTTAATAATTTATCATTACATAATGCTACATAATTTTATCACACtcattaagaaaaattttaaaatttaaataacattCACTTTAGAATTAATTTCACGTTACTGATTCAACTACTCGTTAGTAATTATATTTTGATTTTAACAAAGTGACTATGGAAAATCCTTgggtgaaaaattaaatttaacaagaaagTGAGACGAATGATAACTAATAACTGAAAATGACGAGGGCTTTCAGACAAAACGCTAAATAAATTCGAAAAATTCGACCGTTGGGGCCCGTTGCGGACAGGGGAAGGGTAACGGTTTCGCTTAAAAAAAGTCCCCGTTCGTCCACCGCCACATCTATATTGAAAACTACCAGAGACAGAGGAAAAAACAGAGCGAACCCCACAAAAATCAGTCAATCAATGGGCTGTGTTTCTTCCAAACTCTTTAGGAAACAACTCCATCAAGACATCATCCTCAACAATGGCGGCAGAGACTCTGTTAACCATGTTGTCTCTCTCACTTCTACAACCTACGGTGCTCTCAAGCTTGACATCAATGAAAAAAGACAAGAAGATCAAGAACAAGAACAAGGACAAAAAGAAGATCTCATCAAGGAGATAGTGGCGGAGAGTAAGAAAATGCAGCAGAGATCACCTCCTCGAGAAGAACCAGAAATTATTAATGCTTGGGAGCTCATGGAGGATCTTGAAGATGGAGGATTACCCGTTTCGAATCATCCCAAAAAAAGCCCCAAATCGAGAGCTTTGCTTCGTGGGTTTGCAGATGTGGATGTTAGGAGCCCTTTGAAGTTCTTGAATCAGATTGGATCTCCAAGGAAAGCCAAGACATTTGGTGGGAAAGAAAATAAGTTAAAGAAAATGTCAGAGTTTAGCCCGAGGCCAGTTTTGAAAGCCAACAATTCTTTAGGCAAAGCAAGCAAGGCAGTGCTAAGATTGAGTTATCCAGTGAAAAGTTCTCCGGTCAGGACTAAAACAGAGAATGCTGGTTGGGATGATTTTGcgctttcttctttttcttcttcgagGAAGAGTAGTTCTAGTCCTTTATTTGATCCAGAGCTTGTCGCATCATACGAAAGAGAGTTGTCTAAAGACGAAGGCCAAATCAAGAAAACCATTACCATTTCTCTAACACCCAGGCCTCAAAAATCAATGAATGCACGAGAATTGGAGTCTATTCTCCATTCTTTTGAACAAAAATGCCCACCAGGTGGGGATAATGCGGTTGTGATCTACACTACTACATTGCGAGGAATCAGAAAAACCTTCGAGGAATGTAATACTGTAAGGTCGATTATTGAGTCATACCACATTCATATGCTTGAAAGGGATATTTCAATGGATTCAGGCTTCAAGGAGGAGATAAGACGGCTAATGGGTACAAAGGAAGTGAAAGTTCCACTAGTGTTTGTTAAAGGGAGGTTGATTGGAGGTGCTGATCAAGTGGTGAAGTTGGAGGAAGAAGGCAAATTGGGGATTTTGTTTGATGGGATTCCAAGGGGGCTAGCCGGAGGGTGCCAAGGGTGTGCAGGGTTCAGGTTTGTGATGTGCATGGAGTGTAATGGAAGCTGCAAGGTGTTGGATGAGCAGCAGAAGAAAATGGTAAAATGTGGGGAGTGCAATGAAAATGGGTTAATACATTGCCCTATTTGTTGCTAATTTCCTTATTAACTTCTGGAATTGGTATTGAGATTCTGGGATTTTTCTTTGTTTGATTCTTGTATGAAGAATGATTCTTGATTGGTTTTGATTCCTCTGAACAGAAAATGATCTATTCCTTAGGGGACCGGGAGTCCTAAATTGGGTTTTAGGCCTCTCATATATTCTCTTGCTAGAGTCTGGCTTGTAATTTGGGATATTAATCTGTTTAATATATCAATGTAATTTGTACATATTTTTTCTTCAGCAATTAATTAAAACTTTTGCTACTTCATCTCCATGGATAATCTGCAGAATTGAACTACAAAATGACCATTTTCAAGCAGATTCTAGATAAACAAATTTCACAAGGATGCTTATCTCCTTAATGAACAAAGAAATAATCTACTTGAAGTTGCTGCAACGGTTAAAAGAACCCAAGTTGCATGGTGAGGATAGTGGCAGGGCCATattattgtttatttatttattgatatttaagaaatttttaaaGAGATTGAGTTACTACTAGAGTTTGAATCCGTAACTTTGTACAGTAGGAGACAGAACCCAAGGAGCTGAAATAGTTGTAAAGGTTAGAACCCAGGTGGAGGATTGAGGATAGTGGCAGGGccatttgatattttttttttttttagtatttcaataattttctttaaaatttgaattctttaactttttatattataaaacatGTATAAGCCCTTCTCCCCGGAAATAATTTTTAAGTCAGCGTTTAACGTTTTGattctaattaaaatattatttttctaaaataaaaaaattaataattaaatattactcttttaattttttaagagAATAATTATTAACATAATCTCTAAAGATAACATTTaatctttaaaaaaatataaatattaacaagataaaaatttaatttaattttttaaaatatttaaataatattaataagaaGTTAGAAgttataaaagtaataattatccTCATTAATTTCATACCAAATGCTCATTAATAGTTAAAACAGCATATAGTTACTAAAACAGCAAAATTACCGAATAGAGCTTATTGATTTATTGATCCAATGGAAACAGTGATTTTAAAGTAAGAATAAAACAGTGATTTTAAAGTAATTAAAGGTCTAATTGATAAtactattattattaaaaatattttttaaaaaaatatattagttagtgtatattaaaattaaatttaatatattttaattaaaataatgtgGATTTTACATAAATACTAACTAACAACCTGCACATTACAGTGGAATttgtaataaaatataaaaaatactatCTTCCATAAGAAAATATCACAAGATGAAATTATTCAAGATTATAGATTTAACATTGTTGTAACTTTAATATGGGATTTCACTTCCTTGTCATGAATTTGATGCCAAGTATAATCCACTACAATATTAAGTAAAATACTTTATTAATATCTACcttttcaaatttatatttaaatttagtaagttattgtatatatttaaaaatattttattagttgcatattattttttaagtttattttcatctaagatttttttttatttcaatgaaataataaattaatatttataaattatgaatattaattaaaattaaatattttaaaaataaaaataatataaaatcatctaaagattattattaattttaaattttgttaaatgGATGACTTAAAAGAATTTCATttagttttaattaaaaattaatacttacaaaaaaattattaaagataattaaatttaaatataattaatttatttttatgtatatctGTATTATTACAAGTATGATTTCTTAAAATGGTTATTAAAGAGTTAGCACTGTGTCATTTATAAAACATTATCTCTTgcgttaataataaataaaagagtaacattaattaattagctttttatttatattaacatGTTATTAatgttttcttatttttatttattttcaatgctGAAAATTGTAGTGTTTAGGGttcttatttttttaatgataagaattgaaataaaaaagaTATTATAAGAATCATATCatatttgattaaatttattttatggtgttgatatagttataatattttattaataattgaaTCGAAAATTATATTATACCCAATCATAttgaatacaaaataaataatataataatataaaattttaaaatatcaatataataaaaataaaaaatttataatgatAATACACTAAACtaacaaaattttatttgaaaaattattctattttctaattttataaataattttttttcacattactctaaatatataatttcattattcaacttaatattattttaaattatgaaaaattaaagtaaaaCATATACAAATgaaacttaaaaaataataaaataatagagTTTAAAcaagttaatttatatttattattaatttattttaatttttaaatatttttatctatttattttttaaaaatttattattatatatttttattatattatatttaattttataattaagttaataacatatattaataatataacatataactttcataaaaatatattagaataaaaattaatttttaagttaataaatatttttatttatataattaattaaaataatattataactaatattttaatttaaataattaaatataatatttataatatgataatgctattatataatatataaaaaattaataaaaaaatgtaaaagttaaattaaaaatttttataataaatataataatgcgTGTTGCACGTTTTAAAAAAGTACTAAGTTTTATAAAAGAGAAAGTTAAATTTTGCTAAATAATTAGATCAGAGTTaaactattaatttaataattaagtgCTCTAAAAATTggaatttaaattttgataattattaaaataatttcttaaaaaaaaaaaaaagagagaaattgCAGCTGTATCTCAGCGTCAGCCGACGACGAGTCAAAGTTGGCGAGAGACCCCTGTTAAAACCTTTCACACGCGGTTTAACTTTACCGTACAATCCAGGTCGCCATCCCATGTGTAAACCCACACATATCCTTCATACAGATCCAATAAGAAGTAGCCACGCCACAGAGGTGGTCATTTTGCTGACGTCACTGGCTATAGCGTCAATGCAATACGCTGTGAAGTGACACACCAGATCAAAATATATACTTACACGTGCATTCTATATTTTCCAACTTGTCCATTGTGTTGTAGTAGATAGCAAACGCTGCTTCTCTCGTCTGCTCGTCTCTCCaatttttttttaccttttttGCAGTGAATCGAATTGCTTCATTTGGGATCCAAAAATGGCTGGGAGGAAGAGAAGAAAGTTGAATTCGTAAGTGGGTTTTTGTTGCTGTTAAATTTCAAGTGAGAAAATTttcatttgttttcttgcttGCTTGTATTTCAGTTTGCTTGCAGTTAGGGTTCGGTGAGTTTTTTTAAAGGTTTGACAGATTTTATCTCTGGGTTTTAGTATGATTCAATGCATTTTGTCGATTTAAGTTGGCGTTGAAGCTTGAATTATGGGAAATTGAGATCGAAATCATTTTGATGGGTGTTTTCAAATGGGTTGGGTGCGGTATGTAAATGATGCTTTGGATTTCAAAGAGGGAGTTGAAAAATGGCTGATGAATTTGAAATTTTGAACATCGAATGCTTTAATCTTCCTTGGGTTTTGCTCGAATTTGTTATATGTTTAATtctagtattattattattattattattattattattattattattattttggattATGAGCTATTGATTTTGACTGACTTTGGAGTTTggatattaatgagagattgtgaGTATGAATTTCAACGTGGGTGAATCAATGATAACTTTGATTGATGCAGTATAGGAAGATTAGAATTAGGAGTTATATTCAATGTAGAATTAGGAAGTCTAGAAAGTTTATTAGTTTTAATGTTTTAtgacattattattttaatttaattatatttaggaTTTATTAATTAGATTTGTATTAGGGTTTCTATTTCTAATTTGCTTAGGGTTGTAATCTCTAGGGTAAATTTTCTATTATTCATAAGCTTGATAATATGAAATTGACAACTAAATAAAGCATTTTTGAGAATTCGTTTCTCCATTTACTTGAGAATTAGTTTCTCTTGAGTTAAATTTCCTTACTCTACATCAGTGATTTTCTAGTGTAGAGAGTTTATAAGAATTTATATGGGGTTTGTTTCTTTACATAGTATATTTACTTAATTTAACTTTATCATCATGGATTTGGGTATTTAAGATCATGGTCTATCATATACGGTTTTTATGGCGGTGTTCCTGTCCTAGATGAATGAATTGCCATCAAGCATGCTGAGCTTGCatgacaaatccaaatgacaagtTCATAACTTTATATTGTTATGTATTTTTCTTGCAATTAATATATGTACAAGGAACATTTGTCTCTGAGATTTTCCTAATCATTGTTGGCATTGACTTTCATTCTATACTTGGTTCCAGTTTTAATGTTGATTCAAAAGTTTGCACTTTTCCAAAAGAGTTCTAAACTGTCATAGCTATTAAGTTTAAAGTTTCAGTTTTTTTTTTGGAGGGGGCGGGTTATGGAATGGGTTGCTGGCTGCAGGAAAAACAAGTTTGAATTACTTTAAAAGTAAGATTCCATAAATGTTTCACGAAGTGCATTTGCGTAAAGTGGTGCTACTCCTTTTTCGGACCTTTCTTAGGCTTTTGGAATATATATTGATTTGTGTTCTCAAGTCCATTTAAAAGGAAAAATACTTATTTAACGTAATTTATTGGGTTGGTTTGGCACTTTATTGACTTTAGGTTGGCTGTGGCTGCCATGGATAATACGAGGGTGACAACCAAGAATATGAGAGAGAAATTGGAATTGCAAACTTGGTCTGACCTTCCTACAGAACTTCTGGAACTGATCTTTTGCCATGTAACTCTAGAAGACAACGTTCGTGCCTCTCTTGTTTGCAAGAGTTGGCATACAGCTGCCATTTCTGTCAGAGTGGTAAAACAATCACCCTGGCTGATGTATTTTCCAAAATATGGGAATTTGTATGAGTTCTATGACCCAGCACAGCGCAAGACCCATTCCCTTGAGTTACCAGAATTGTATGGGTCAAGAGTTTGTTACACTAAAGATGGTTGGTTGTTGTTGTACAGACCCAGAACCCACCGTGTTTTCTTCTTTAACCCATTTACTAAGGAAGTGATCAAACTGCCAAGATTTGAATTGACTTATCAGATAGTTGCTTTCTCGTCTTCTCCAACATCTACCAGCTGCATTGTTTTTACAGTTAAGCACATCAGTCCCACAGTTGTTGCTATCAGCACTTGTCATCCTGGGGCAACTGAATGGGTTACTGTTAATTATCAAAATCGCTTGCCTTTTGTTAGTAGTATTTGGAACAAGATTGTTTTCTGCAGTGGACTTTTTTACTGCCTAAGTCTCACTGGCTGGCTAGGTGTTTTCAACCCAGTGGAACGTACTTGGAATGTTCTTGTTGTGCCCCCGCCTAAATGCCCAGAGAATTTTTTTGCTAAAAATTGGTGGAAAGGAAAATTTATGTCAGAGCACAATGGAGACATTTTAGTTATTTATACATGTTGTAGTGAAAACCCAATTATATTTAAGTTGAATCAGTCAAATATGATGTGGGAAGAGATGAAGACCCTTGATGGTGTGACACTGTTTGCCAGTTTCTTATCATCTCATTCAAGAGCTGACCTCCCTGGAATAATGAGAAACAGTATCTACTTTTCTAAAGTTCGGTTTTTTGGAAAGCGTTGCATATCATACTCTCTTGATGACTGTAGATACTATCCTCGCAAGCAGTGTCATGACTGGGGAGAGCAAGATCCTTTTGAGAATATCTGGATTGAACCACCTGAGAACCTCTCAACCTTTCTATGAAGAACACAGGAGTATGTTCAAGTTAAGTGCATATGGTACTCTTATTATCTGTTTGTCCTATTTCATTTACTTTTTGCACTTGACTGAATCCTGTTGGTGCTCACTGTATGTGCTGTAGCTCTTGGAATAATTTTATTGTGCTTAAAGGACTCAGAATACATTACATGCTTAAGTTTAAAATGTCTATCAGGTCTGAATGCCACACAAAACTTTTTGTGTCTTAAACATATGCATGTTTTAAAATGTACACATCTTAGACAAAAGTTTTTCTACTATGCACTTTGTTCCTTTGGATACATATTTGTGGTTGTGAGGAATTCGACTGAATTGTTGTCATTCTGTAGCACTGAAATCTTGGTGGTGCCAACATCAGGATTATCATATTGTTCCTACTTTTCTATATTATTGGTGGGCAAAAAAATCATTTGACCTGAAGTTTTCTTGTGCTTAAAGCTCTGAATGGCCTGATATACTTGGATGCAACACTTAAAGATGCCATTTCAGTAGATATTGCTCTATAGATCATGATAATTTTTTCAagtattgattttatttttctcatgGGTCTGTGTGGAGCAGGTATTGAGTATCCAATGGTTGCATCTAAGTAGAGCAAATCATTAGTCAGGAGTCTTTAAAGAAGCATTTGTGATGCAGCATGGATTCAGTGTACATCAAGCATTTCGAAAGTTCATGCAATGTTGAGGAATGAAATTTATACCTTGAAGATAACAGTAATGCAGCGTAGACAACCTAAATTGTGCCTGGAGGATCTGAAATATAACATCCTTCTTGTATGATCTTTGGTGCTTCTTTAGCTATATACATTTATTTGTTCCAAATAGTTTTCAGATATAGATATGTTTTGTCCACTATAGATTCTCTTCCTTTGTGTCTTCTGTGCTTTAGGCTAAGTGACATTTGCCTTTTTAACATTTTGATTATGTCTGAAGATGTGCATTTTTTTAAGCAGTCAGAAGATATACATAATGGAAGTCCCTGTGAAAGCATGATTACACTTAAATGGGCTTGCCTAAGCCCTTAAAAAATCCTATCCTAGTTTGATCTGAAGCAAAAAAACGATCTTCTAAGCTCAATTCAACACAGATTAGAAGTGGAAATTTGTGTAGTTGACCCTTGCATGGGATTAGAACTTTCAATATAAGTATCGCAGCTAATATAGCAAAGATCATTATCTCTGCCAGAATTCCTCTTGTAaggtaaattgattgaataatctGATGTAGGAACTGCATCACAATTGATTTATTACACCGACAGTAGACAGACACCCGATACATGGTAAGAGTGAAAAGGCAACCCGAAGCCAAGGTAAGAGTGGAAAGGGAAACTAACGCGTTGGTTCAATTTTTTGGCAAACTTTATTTCAATGAATTTCTttgtttaatatattttatattaaaaaaattcattcaaatgaaataatttttgtatttaaaataaataaaatcaaatcaaatgatatataataacataataatattatcacttaaaatatatataattttaaatttaaaattcatatataaattcaaataattttaatgaaatttaatttaattataataaagtattagagaaaaggtaagagtgatgccaattgaggataagttgacagAATGGAGATTAAGATAGtttagtcatgtgaagcgtaaacatacagagactccagttagacaagtagagcacgttATGTCACAAAGAGAAAAAAAGATAGATCTAAATTGACTTGAAAAAGATTAGTACAATATATctaaaagtattacacatttattacacatttctgataatttaacccaaaatcgtttagagtggaaaaaaCGAATCCATATATCCGACCCTAAAAATTtagaataaaggcttagttgagtataATAAATTCCATAGAATTTATTATTAAGAATTCCAAATGAATTTTCATTTAATccaaacacaataaatttcataaaGTTTCATAAAATTCATTTACATACCGAATACTACCTTAATTTAaacaatattataaaaaaatctcATTGTCTTGCACAAACAAGCTCAGTTTACAAAAGTACAATTTAACGTTCAGACTAATTGACATAGTGCTATCCAGCAAGCTCAGGCCTGAAAGCGAAAAGCAAAAGGCAAAATGGGTTGAGCAGTGCAACAGATTGCTTGTTAGCACATCTGCCCTATGGCTCATTAGCGGTTTAATTTCATTTCAGTGCGTTTAGGCTCTAGTAATATGCAGAAAGCACTCTTCGTCGACCAGATAAAGCCTTTATTCAATAATTGAAGAACCTTTTTTTCTCTTTCCCTCGcacttgcactaaaatggcaatcaCATTAGTATGGGCTATACCGGCTGCGTCGGCTACTGTCATTGCTATGTCTTCCACCACTTGAGCTGCCAGCACCTCCACCCCTGCCGGCCCGAGGCTGTGGTGGAGGGGCGTGTGGTTGCATTCCAGGCTGTTGCCTATCGCAAAAATAATGACATCAAATGGTTTGGAATGGATAATTCTCCAGAACAAAAGAATAACCCTGTAAAAAGCAGGAAACAAGTAGATCTGCAAGGCAGAAAATTACTCTGCTGACAGGTCCTGTCAAAGAACATCTTTCTTCCAATGTAGTAAGATTAACAACATATTTGTGCTCTGGACATAACATGGTTCAATGCAGTTTAAGCCTCTAAGGGCTTTTGTCCAAATTTCAGTTTTGAAATAAACACAAATATACTCACACCGAAAAGAAAATTTCACACATACATATGGAAATTATGAGGATATCAATTACTGTAAGCGCCCccggaaaaaaaaaaggattggtATTCTGAACATTACAGGCATGTCAAGTAAGAGTGATGAAAGTTTGTTGAACAAACAGGTACTGAAAGAAAAATGATCACACAGCCAAATGATAAGGTTAGATATAAAGAGACATGTGATGCAAATCATCATATCAAAATggaatattaaaaaagaaaaacgaaaaagaaaaataacacacgCATGGATGGTCGAAGCATGACTTTCtctgaaaaaaaaaggaaaatagcaCTTACAAGACATATCCAATCCTTCCATCAGGTAAAAGCATTGGCATCATTGCCATACCAGCAGGAGTTGGTCCTCTACCATAAATCACTGGCTGCAGGAATTTTTCAAATGTATAAGCAGCCAAaagttttgtaaaattttaaGTTACACAATGGAAACCTCCCAACAAAGAGAACAAACTAATCCTTCTCAAATACATGTCTAGATGTTACGTATAGCAGAGCTATGGGAAAGGAAATAATAGGAATGCAGCTGTAGTTTGTGTGAGGAGAGTAGAGTAGTTATTGTAGAGAGAGTGTTTGCTATATAAATAAGAGAAATGTACTAGAGGAGATTCATTCCAAGAATcaacaaac
It encodes:
- the LOC110645970 gene encoding uncharacterized protein At3g28850-like, which codes for MGCVSSKLFRKQLHQDIILNNGGRDSVNHVVSLTSTTYGALKLDINEKRQEDQEQEQGQKEDLIKEIVAESKKMQQRSPPREEPEIINAWELMEDLEDGGLPVSNHPKKSPKSRALLRGFADVDVRSPLKFLNQIGSPRKAKTFGGKENKLKKMSEFSPRPVLKANNSLGKASKAVLRLSYPVKSSPVRTKTENAGWDDFALSSFSSSRKSSSSPLFDPELVASYERELSKDEGQIKKTITISLTPRPQKSMNARELESILHSFEQKCPPGGDNAVVIYTTTLRGIRKTFEECNTVRSIIESYHIHMLERDISMDSGFKEEIRRLMGTKEVKVPLVFVKGRLIGGADQVVKLEEEGKLGILFDGIPRGLAGGCQGCAGFRFVMCMECNGSCKVLDEQQKKMVKCGECNENGLIHCPICC
- the LOC110645976 gene encoding F-box/kelch-repeat protein At1g57790 isoform X2, with product MDNTRVTTKNMREKLELQTWSDLPTELLELIFCHVTLEDNVRASLVCKSWHTAAISVRVVKQSPWLMYFPKYGNLYEFYDPAQRKTHSLELPELYGSRVCYTKDGWLLLYRPRTHRVFFFNPFTKEVIKLPRFELTYQIVAFSSSPTSTSCIVFTVKHISPTVVAISTCHPGATEWVTVNYQNRLPFVSSIWNKIVFCSGLFYCLSLTGWLGVFNPVERTWNVLVVPPPKCPENFFAKNWWKGKFMSEHNGDILVIYTCCSENPIIFKLNQSNMMWEEMKTLDGVTLFASFLSSHSRADLPGIMRNSIYFSKVRFFGKRCISYSLDDCRYYPRKQCHDWGEQDPFENIWIEPPENLSTFL
- the LOC110645976 gene encoding F-box/kelch-repeat protein At1g57790 isoform X1: MAGRKRRKLNSLAVAAMDNTRVTTKNMREKLELQTWSDLPTELLELIFCHVTLEDNVRASLVCKSWHTAAISVRVVKQSPWLMYFPKYGNLYEFYDPAQRKTHSLELPELYGSRVCYTKDGWLLLYRPRTHRVFFFNPFTKEVIKLPRFELTYQIVAFSSSPTSTSCIVFTVKHISPTVVAISTCHPGATEWVTVNYQNRLPFVSSIWNKIVFCSGLFYCLSLTGWLGVFNPVERTWNVLVVPPPKCPENFFAKNWWKGKFMSEHNGDILVIYTCCSENPIIFKLNQSNMMWEEMKTLDGVTLFASFLSSHSRADLPGIMRNSIYFSKVRFFGKRCISYSLDDCRYYPRKQCHDWGEQDPFENIWIEPPENLSTFL